In Pseudomonas lalkuanensis, the following are encoded in one genomic region:
- a CDS encoding SPOR domain-containing protein: MSSLHADEAYLGHYQFTHDPFAARVPGFKFFPAQRKPVLGQLHHLARYSQLMLVVSGPHGSGKTLLRQALVASTNKQAVQSLVVSARNSAEAGGLLRQIAQGLNIAQADVRSILAQVAQLALTGQEVYLLVDDAEELDDAALGNLLALAEGNVEARAHVFLFGEDSLLARLDALAEGEERFHVIELQPYSQEETREYLGQRLEGAGRGVELLSDEQVDEIHLQSGGWPGAINQVARDLMIEAMLAERGASRKSAGGFSLPKKHLLALAVVGVGVIAAWMMQGRNEGSVEQAPATAELPLGQAPAGQASSQDDSGAPAVEFAGSSQPLPLPLVGEAQPVIREPLAQAAGQGEPEDGPAPAEAANVPPTVTTIAPPQGATASPTPAVPVEPIVPVQPLPKPAQPIAPAPAATQAATAKPAAPTPAPAPKPAPAPAQVAAKPAEKPAPATASVAPAGVAGNGWYRSQAASHFALQVLGTSSESSAKAFVQQNGGQYRYFKKQHQGKVLYVVTYGSFASRTAAQAAIKSLPAKVQAGKPWPKTFASIQQEMAR, from the coding sequence ATGAGCAGCCTGCACGCCGACGAGGCCTACCTCGGCCATTACCAGTTCACCCATGACCCGTTCGCGGCGCGGGTGCCTGGCTTCAAGTTCTTCCCGGCCCAGCGCAAGCCCGTGCTGGGGCAGCTTCACCATCTCGCCCGCTACAGCCAGCTGATGCTGGTGGTGAGCGGTCCCCACGGCAGCGGCAAGACGCTGTTGCGCCAGGCGCTGGTGGCCAGCACCAACAAACAGGCCGTGCAGAGTCTGGTGGTGTCGGCGCGCAATTCGGCTGAGGCCGGCGGCCTGCTGCGCCAGATCGCCCAGGGGCTGAACATCGCCCAGGCCGATGTGCGCTCCATCCTCGCCCAGGTTGCTCAACTGGCCCTGACCGGTCAGGAGGTGTACCTGCTGGTTGATGATGCCGAAGAGCTGGACGATGCCGCTCTCGGCAATCTGTTGGCCCTGGCCGAAGGTAACGTCGAGGCGCGCGCCCATGTCTTCCTGTTTGGCGAGGATTCCCTCCTCGCACGCCTCGATGCGCTGGCGGAAGGCGAGGAGCGTTTCCACGTCATCGAGCTTCAGCCCTACAGCCAGGAGGAAACTCGCGAGTACCTTGGCCAGCGACTCGAAGGCGCCGGACGTGGCGTCGAGCTGCTGAGTGATGAGCAGGTGGACGAAATCCATCTGCAGTCCGGCGGCTGGCCGGGGGCGATCAACCAGGTCGCACGCGATCTCATGATCGAAGCCATGCTTGCTGAGCGCGGGGCGTCGCGGAAATCCGCCGGCGGCTTCAGCCTGCCGAAGAAGCATCTGCTGGCCCTGGCAGTGGTCGGGGTGGGCGTGATCGCCGCCTGGATGATGCAGGGGCGCAATGAAGGTAGCGTCGAGCAGGCTCCCGCTACTGCCGAGCTGCCGTTGGGGCAGGCGCCAGCCGGTCAGGCTTCCAGCCAGGATGATTCGGGTGCTCCGGCCGTCGAGTTCGCAGGCTCCTCGCAGCCGCTGCCTTTGCCTCTGGTGGGGGAGGCCCAGCCGGTGATTCGCGAGCCGTTGGCCCAGGCCGCCGGCCAGGGCGAGCCGGAGGACGGCCCGGCGCCTGCCGAGGCTGCCAACGTGCCGCCTACGGTCACTACCATTGCGCCGCCCCAGGGCGCGACCGCCAGTCCGACGCCCGCTGTACCGGTGGAGCCCATCGTGCCGGTGCAACCGCTGCCCAAGCCGGCGCAACCCATTGCTCCCGCGCCGGCGGCGACCCAGGCTGCTACAGCCAAGCCAGCTGCACCCACTCCGGCCCCGGCGCCCAAGCCGGCTCCCGCGCCTGCCCAGGTCGCGGCCAAGCCTGCCGAGAAGCCTGCGCCGGCAACTGCGTCGGTCGCCCCGGCTGGCGTGGCGGGCAATGGCTGGTATCGTAGCCAGGCCGCCAGCCACTTCGCCCTGCAGGTGCTCGGCACCAGTTCGGAGAGCAGTGCAAAGGCCTTCGTGCAGCAGAATGGCGGGCAGTACCGCTACTTCAAGAAGCAGCACCAGGGCAAGGTGCTCTATGTCGTGACCTACGGCAGCTTCGCCAGTCGGACTGCGGCCCAGGCGGCAATCAAGTCTCTGCCGGCCAAGGTCCAGGCTGGCAAGCCCTGGCCCAAGACCTTCGCCAGCATCCAGCAGGAAATGGCTCGCTAG